Proteins encoded by one window of Fischerella sp. PCC 9605:
- the hemJ gene encoding protoporphyrinogen oxidase HemJ has translation MAYSWFKAFHIIGVVVWFAGLFYLVRLFIYHIEAEQEPEPAKTILKNQYQIMEKRLYNIITTPGMLVTVGCAIGLLVTQPEFLKQTWLHFKLGFVALLLVYHHYCARLMKQLEKGTCKWSSKQMRAMNEAPTVLLVVIVMLAVFKNSLPTDLTVWVIFGLVILMAVTIQLYARKRRLDKEKQLAEITQVPQQQA, from the coding sequence ATGGCTTATTCCTGGTTTAAAGCATTTCATATCATCGGTGTTGTCGTTTGGTTTGCTGGGTTGTTTTACCTGGTACGTCTTTTCATCTATCACATCGAAGCTGAACAAGAACCAGAACCAGCGAAGACAATCTTAAAAAATCAATATCAAATCATGGAAAAGCGCCTCTATAACATCATCACCACTCCCGGGATGCTAGTGACGGTGGGGTGTGCGATTGGGTTGCTGGTAACGCAACCAGAATTTTTAAAACAAACTTGGTTGCACTTCAAACTCGGATTTGTGGCGCTTTTACTTGTATATCATCATTATTGCGCTCGTTTAATGAAGCAGCTAGAAAAAGGCACGTGCAAATGGAGTAGCAAACAGATGCGTGCTATGAATGAAGCACCCACCGTTTTGCTAGTGGTAATTGTCATGCTGGCAGTGTTTAAGAATAGCCTACCTACAGACCTGACCGTTTGGGTAATTTTTGGCTTAGTTATTTTGATGGCGGTGACTATTCAGCTTTACGCCAGAAAGCGCAGACTGGATAAAGAGAAGCAACTTGCAGAAATAACACAGGTTCCCCAACAGCAAGCTTAA